AGCAGAAACATCGCCGATATGACGCAGCAAACCGTCTCCCAGGCGCAAAGCAGCAGTGATCTGGTCGCAGATATCGGCCAGGATATCAACCAGATTGCCGATTCGGCCCAACGCATTAATGATATGAGTATTCAAATCTCGACTTCAGCTGAAGAGCAGAGTTCGGTTGCCAATGGCATCGCCGCAGAACTGAGTGATATCCGCAGCCAGTCCAACGCGATCCGCAGCGTAGCGCAGCAGTCGTCAGCCGGTATTGCCAGCATCGCTCAGGCAACCGAAAACCTGAGTAAAATCCTGGCTCGTTATCACACCAACTGATGAGCATGCTGCGAATGGTTCGGTAATGGCTGGCCCACAAGCGGCACCTCTGCTTATGTTAGATACAGTCTGACAAAAAAGCCGGTCAGTTCAGTGAACTGACCGGCTTTTTATTACCACTCGGATAAAAGCACCAAATTATGCGTCCGGATAGCCCTGCGGGTTCGCTGACTGCCAGCGCCAGGTGTCGGTGGTCATCTCTTCCAGGCTACGTTTAGCCTGCCAGCCCAACTCCTGCTGCGCCTTGGTTGGGTCAGCCCAACACTCCGCAATATCACCCGGGCGACGTGCAACCAATTGATAAGGAACGGGCTTTTGCGATGCCTGTTCAAAGGCTTTCACCATCTCCAGCACACTGTAACCATTACCCGTGCCCAGATTATAAATATGCAGACCGGCTTTTGCGCCAACCCGTTGCAGTGCGGCGATATGACCATCAGCCAAATCCATCACATGGATATAGTCACGGACACCAGTGCCATCTTTAGTTGGATAATCGCTGCCAAATACCGACAAGAATTCACGCCGTCCAACTGCAACCTGGGACACAAATGGCATCAGATTGTTGGGAATACCTTGCGGGTCTTCACCCAGTTCACCTGACGGATGAGAGCCGACCGGGTTAAAGTAACGCAGCAGCGTAATGCTCCAGTCCGGGTTCGCAGCCTGAAAATCCGTCAGACACTCTTCCACCATCAGTTTACTGCGCCCATAGGGGTTGGTCGCGCTGGTCGGAAAATCTTCCGTAATTGGCACGCTGGCCGGATCGCCATACACGGTAGCAGAAGAGCTGAAAACCAGAGATTTCACGCCGGCTTCACGCATTGCATCCACCAGTACCAGGGTGCCGTTAACATTATTATCATAGTATTCCAACGGCTTTTGTACCGATTCACCGACCGCCTTCAATCCGGCAAAGTGAATAACCGATTCAATCTGGTGGTGTTGCATCAGTTCAACCAGCAACGCTTTGTCGCGAATGTCGCCCTGCACAAACTGCGGCTGCACACCGGTCACTTTTTCAATTCGTGCCAGAACGCTCGATTTGCTGTTGTACAGGTTATCGAGAATGACCGGCGTCATTCCCGCTTCTATCATCTGAATACAGGTGTGGCTACCTATGTACCCCATCCCGCCTGTTACTAAAACCTTCATCACTAGCCTCCTTTGCGTTTGCGCATATTGTAGCGACATTAGTTACTGAGATCATTTAACAATCTGCGATTTTTACCCAAAGCGTGGCAAGTCAAGCCAAACTCTGCCACCACAAGCAATAAGCGCGATGATGCTACTCAGCTGATTTGGCAGCACTGTTTTTTGACCGCCTGAGGAAGCTGCCCGGCAGTATGTCAATCCAATATGCATTCAATGTTGCTGATCTTGACTAAAAAATGTAGACAAAGCCTGAAGAAACAGCACACTAGAATCTATCGCTCTTTTAGCCTCAGATGCTAAGCCAGCCATCGCCAGGCAAAAACTCCGCCAGAGCTGCATCACTCCAGGCAAAATTGCCTAAGCTGATTAGGTGGCGCATAGAAAAGAGTATGCACAAACGGTGAACAAGCAAAGACAGCAAACATAAAACGAGCAATGCGTATAATGCTGTGCTCTGTAAAATTCATCCTTTAACCCTCAAGGACAGTAAACCGGTGACGAAACGAACAATCAAACTCAATTGTGATATGGGCGAGAGCTTCGGAGCCTGGACTATGGGGGCCGATGACCAGGTAATGCCTTATGTGGATATGGCCAATATTGCCTGCGGCTTTCATGCCTCAGATCCGCATGTGATGAGCAAAACTATCGATCTCGCGTTACAGCACGATGTCATGATCGGTGCCCATCCCGGCTATCCGGATTTACAAGGTTTCGGGCGCCGTTCCATGGCCTTTAATGAAGAAGAAATCTGCGAACTGCTGATCTATCAGATTGGAGCTTTGAAAGCACTGTGTGAGAGCAAAAATGCCGAGCTTGGTTATGTCAAACCACATGGCGCGCTTTACAACGACATGATGCGCGACCAAAGCATTTTTCGCGCCGTAGTCGATGCCGTGTCCTGCTTTAATCTGCCGCTGATGATCTTGGCTTCATCCAATAACCAGGACTATCTGGATATTGCAGACCGTTACGATGTCCCGCTGCTGTTTGAAGCCTTCGCAGACCGGACTTATTTAGCAAACGGGACACTGACTCCCCGTTCAATGCCTAATGCCGTGCTGAAAAATGAAGATGACATCCTCGGTCAGGTACAGCAGATCGCCCATTACGGCAAGGTAACCAGCGCCGACGGTTTTGTCGTTCCGATTGAAGCAGACACAATATGTGTGCACGGCGATAACGATGAGGCCATTGGCTTGATAGCCAGAATTCGGGATCTGTTATAAGCCGGGTCATCAAACGAAAAAGGATTTTCAATTGCAACTCAACTATTCCATTGAGCCTGTCGCCGAAAGCAGCCTGCTGATTCGTTTTGGTAACGAATCCAGTGCCGCGCTTTCGCTGGTGATCGGCGACATCGCCAGACGAATCCGTTTGGCGCTGGGTGACTACATCATGAACGTCACCCCATCTTACACAACCATCTTAATCGACTATCTACCCTACCGTATCGCCAGCAAACACTTTTTAAAAAGAGTGATTGTCTGTATCGATAAAGCGGTTAGCCAGGAAAACAGCCTCGGGGAGATCGTCGAGCTGCCCGTGTACTACCATCCGGACGTCGGCCCCGATCTTGCCCTTTATCAGCAGCAGGGGCTGGAACTTGAGCAAGTGATTACCCTGCATACCGAGCCTACATATACCGTGGGAGCCATTGGCTTTGCGCCTGGTTTCGCCTTTATGACCGAAGTAGCAGCACCTTTGCGCCGCTCGCGCCATTCCTCACCTCGCCTCAGCTTACCCAAAGGCAGTGTTGCCATCGCGGAACATCAGACCGCGGTCTATCCGAATGCCTCCCCCGGTGGCTGGAACATCATCGGCAACTGCCCGCAGCCACTGTTTACACCCGACCACTCACCTATGGTGCTTTGGGAAATCGGAACCCGGGTCAAATTTCGCGCCATCAGCCGCGAAGAGTTTCTCGATCTGGGGGGAGAAATTAGCCCAGAACAATTTCAGTGGGGACGCACATCATGAGCGGTTTTATCACAGCCATTAAACCCGGCCAGCTCAGCCTGATTCAGGACTTTGGCCGCTTTGGTCTCAGTCACCTTGGCATTACTCAATCCGGTCCGGTAGACGATTACGCTTACAGCTGGGCCAATCACCTGCTTGGCAATCCGGTCAATGTTCCGGTTCTGGAAATCACCCTGGGACAAGCGGAATTTAAAATCGGTCATGCTTGCCAGCTCGCCATCACTGGCGGTGATCTGGCTGCAACGCTGGATGGCGTACCGCTGACAAACTGGTGTACGTTCAGCGCACGTAAAGGTCAGCGTATCAAGTTTGCCTTGCCGAAAAACGGCCTGCGCGCCTATCTGGCGGTACGCGGCGGTTTTCATGTCGAGCCTCACCTGGGCAGCGTTGCTACCGTCACCAAAGAGAGCTTGGGCGGATTACATCACAATGGTCAGCCACTGCAGGCTGGCGATAAACTGCATTTCGCCCCCCATACGCTGGATAATAAACCGTTGCAGATGACGTTTCGCCTTAAACCGGATTACAATCTGCCACTGCGCCTGCGGGTGATTGAAAGTTATCAGAATGAGACCTTCAGTGACGCGGCGCGCCATACCTTTTTCACCCGTACTTTCACTGTGAGTCAGCATGCCGATCGTATGGGATATCGTCTTACCGGCCCGGCTGTCACGCCACCACAAGAGCCGATTTTATCAGAAGGTATCGCTCTGGGCTCGGTGCAAATCCCGCCGGACGGCCAGCCGATCGTGTTACTCAACGACCGCCAAACCATCGGGGGGTATCCGAAAATCGGATGTGTCGCGAAGATCGATTTACCGAGACTGGCTCAGGCCAAACCCGGCCAGAGCGTACGTTTTGTCAAAGGTGATTTGGAAGGCTTACAGGAAGTATGGTGCCAGTGGGCGCGCTTTTTCGGCTATTAGCCTTTTCGACAACTCTTTAATAGCAGCCGTGCTCCTACGGGTTTCCGCCCACGACAGAGAACAAAAAAGCCCTGAATAATCAGGGCTTTTTTCCATGCAAACCAGTTTAACGACTGATTAAGCACTACCAACAACCTTGGCCAGCGCGCGCGGATAGCCGCGTTCATCAGCCAGTTGGAGAGCTTTCCGTTCAACCTGCTCAGCCGTCAGTCTCATACTGACCGGATGCAAATCTTCAATCGAACCAGTCTGATTCGCCTTCACTAAATTCCAGGTTGCAACGATTTTCTCCGCCGCTTCTAACGCAGAAGAGCCTTTCACGACCTCGATACGCGCGTAATGCTGGCCGGCAAAGGTCACATCCGCAGCACGCAGTGTGGCATCATCACCCGGAATTTGCTGCGCGCCAAACAGAGGCTTACCGCCCACTTCCGCACGAGCGAAGTCAGGAATAAACTGACTCATATGTACAATCGCACGCTGAGTCCGTTCCTGAGTCGCTTCCGGCTGCCAGCCGCGGGTAATTTTGTTTTCCAGATGTTGAGGTAATTCTGGCTGGGAAGAGGTTTCGTTTGAGGCAACCAGACCGTCATCGAACAAGGTAATGCCCTGTGTCATGCCATGCAGCTGGAACACACCATCGGCGTATGGCGTCAACTGAGCCATCCCCTGCGGCGTGCCACGCGGGCCATGGAATATAACTTCCGGCCAGGCCTGCTGACATTGCGGCCACTGAGTGACATAAGCAGCCTTAAACTCAACCAGACGCTGACGCTGCTGACGCGCCATATCGTCCAGCTTACCTGTTTCGAAACCACAGGCATTGACCAGATAATCGCAGGCCGCATGGCGGGTTTTGCCCTGCTCATCCAGATAGGTCAGTTGCCATTGATTGTCGACAAAATCGCACGCTACCAGAGTTGAACGGGCCAGTACCCGGCAGTTTGGCAGTGCCTCGAGTACCAACTCCGCGCTGGCAGCAAGACGAAAAACACTCCAGCCATACTCCTGTACTGCGATCACCGGATATTTAAGCGTATCCAGATCGGTGTGCTGGGCAAACGGGATCAGCCACTCTTCAATCGTACCCGGTTGCTCGGGTTGAGTCAGCTTGGCAAGGCGATCAAGATCCTCGCGCATAAATGTCTGATAGTACTCGGCCGGAAAACCCAGCACCCGATTGCGTTCATCTTCATCCACCAGTTGTTGATAAGCGCGTTGAATCACTCCCAGACGCGGCAGGATATCATCCGGCACACCGGGATCAGAATGCGGCACAGCTATCACGGTAGGACGTTTATTGAGCGTATGCGGATAAAGGCGCACGGTATCTATCGACTGACGCAACAGTTCAATGCACTGCTGTAAAGAGATCTCTCGATACAGGTTGCCACCAGCATGTAAGTGACAGATAGGCGGACCGTTGACCAGCCCCGGACCTTTTTCCATCAGCAATACATCAAGCCCTAGTTCGCTCATATGTACTGCTGCGGTAGCCCCCGCAACACCACCACCGATAATGGCAACGCTGGGTGACACGCTATTTTCGGATACTTGTAACATTTCACTGCCGATTGTCATTCATTCACTGCTTATTCTAATGGTTGTAAAACGCTATGAAAATCACATTTTTTACGCGGTCTTAGCACGTAAAAACAATACCTTTCATAACCACCTCCCATTGTATGTGCATTTAGGCGCTTAGATCACTTCATGAACAAATCAAGACAAAAAAATGAAAAAAAATGCTTGACTGATAATTGCGAAAAACCAATTTTCACCCCCTTGTGTATAACGCATTGGCGGGATCCTCCGGCCCACAAGGCTGGCACGAAAAGACCAGTTATTAACAGGTCGAGTTATCCCAAACTTTATCCACTGTTTTTGTGGATAACTCACCTGTTCAGCTGATTCGGTTTTAATTAAACGCTTTATTTATAGGGACTAACAGCCGCTTGATCAGACTGCTGACCACCAGCGCCAATGTGCAAAACGTGACAACCGGAAGCATCAGCCAAAGCATAAAATGCACCGACGGCGTCAGCTCAAAGCCAAATTTCATCACACTGGCGACGACAATGTCGGCGCTGAGGCTGGCAACCAGACCGGCAATCAGCGCCATCAGGCCATATTCAGCCCAAATGGTACGTGTAACCCGCCTGCGACTGGCCCCTAGCGTGCGATAAAGCTGAATCTCCTGCTGGCGCTGACTCAAACTGAGCCGCAAGAGAGTGAAGATCAACAGGATCCCCGCCACAACCCCCCAACGCTGCCAACACGGTAATCGACCAAACGATCTGAGTCAGCAAATCCTGTATCTTGGCCCCCATAGAGCGAATATCAAGCAGACTGACCGTTGGATGGCTACGTGACAGCTGGTTGAGTAGTGGGTCATTTGTTGCTTCCACCCGAAAACTGACCAGCCAGCTGCCGGCAATGTCACGCATTACATCCGGCGTGAAGATAAAATAGAAGTTGGGCTTCATATCGCGCCACTCCACATGGCGAATGGTATTCACCACCGCTTCAAACCGCTGACTGTTAATAACAAACGTCAGGGTATCCCCGATCTTAAGTCCCAGATCGCGCGCCACATCCTCTTCAACCGAAACACCATTGGTCTTGGTCCACTGGCCGGACAGCACCTCATTGTACTCAGGCAGGCTGTCACCCCAGGTAAAGTTGAGCTCACGACGCAGTGCATCGGAACCTTCTTCACCCTGAGTCTGCGCCTTGGCATCGGTGCCGTTAATTTCAGTCAGACGGCCACGAATGATAGGAAACGCCTGCGAACGTGCAATCCCAGCTTCATCCAGAGTCGCAAGATATGCATCCTTTTCATACTCGGCGATGTTAAGCGCAAACGCATTCGGCGCATCCGGTGGCAGAGTTCTGCGCCAGTCAGACAACAAATCAGTGCGCACCAGCCATATTACCGCCAACAACATCAGAGACAGAGCCAGAGCACCAAATTGGATCCCTGTCGCCGTGCCGGAGCGGTTAATACGGCTTAATGCCAGCTTCATTGAAGTATTGAGAGGTAGCCTGGCCAGCAGACGCGTAATCGCGATACTCAGCACCGCAAGGACGGCAAACAACACCACAATACCGGCCAGAACTATCCACACCAGACGGTTTTGCCAGTAAACCAATACCATCGGCACTAAGGGCACCAGAATCAGAGCGAGATTCCAGCGTTTACGGCTCTGCTTTTGGGCCGGTTGCATCACACTGACCGCGCTGACACTGAGCAAATGTCCGAGCGGGATACCCAACGCAGGCACCGCAATCAACACACTCGAAACCAGAGCCACCAGCGCCGGGGTAATCCCATAACCTGGCAACGGATTAGGTAATAAATCCACCAGCGGAACCCGAAGCAGATATTCCAGACCGATACCAATCACAATGCCCATCACCGAAGCAAACGCGAGCAGCATGAGCACCTGCAGCGATAACCAGCGTCGAATCCAGTGTTTACTCGCCCCCAGACTTTTGAGCATTGCTATAGTGCGAATCCGGGTTGAGACATAGTGTTGACAAGTCAGCACCAGGGTCGTGGCCGCCATGATGATCACAATCGCCACCGTCAGCGACAAATATTGCTCCGTTCGTTCAAACACCTCATTAGTGCGACTTGCGCTATTCTGGTCAAGCCAGCGATCACTGGGTGAGAGTTCGACGGCAGATTTGAGCTGTTCAACCTGCTGGGGCTCTGCATTGATAAATAAACTGAAACGGACCCGACTGCCCAGTTGCAAGGCGCCGGTGCGCCCGACATCCTGCTGGTGAATAAAAGCAGATGGCATTTGCTGAAACGGGTTAAAGCTCAGACCCGGCTCTTCAACAATGCGCCCGTTGACAATGAAGTCCGCGTCACCCACCGTAATCTGATCGCCAATCTCAACGCCAAGCTGAGAGAAAATACGTTCATCAAGCCAGATTTGGCCTGGTTGAACCTGTGAATAAGTCTGCGTACCGTCTGACAGTTGCATTTCACCGCGCAGCGGATACTGGCTGTCCACCGCTTTAACCGTAATCAGCTGCATACTGTTGTCACTGAATGCCATAGTACGAAAACGGGTCATATTTGAGGTAGCAATGGCTTGCTGCTGCGTAAGCTGGGTTAAAGACTCCGGTATCGGGTTGGCCGACACAAACACGCTGTCGGCCGTGAGGGCATCTTTACCCTGTTTGACGACCACTTGCTCCATCCGGCTGGCCAAGGCTGTCAGAGCGAACACACAGGCAATGATCAGGGTCAGCGCGACCGAAATCGGCCACAACTGACCGTGGCGAATTTCGCTGAGGCTCCAGCGAATGAGACGGCGATTGAGCGCCGGGGCCGAGTCATGATTCATGTGCGTTCCTCCAACATTCCTGCCTGCATATGGAAACGACGCTGACAACGTGCCGCCAGTTTCGGGTCATGCGTCACCAGGATCAGTGTGGTGCCATGCTCACTATTGAGATCAAACAGCAGATCAATCACTTTCGCTGCAGTTTCCTGATCCAGGTTGCCGGTCGGCTCATCAGCAAACAGCACTTGCGGGCCAATCATAAACGCCCGTGCCAGGGCGACCCGCTGCTGCTCACCGCCGGATAACTGACCAGGCGAATGGTGAATACGATGTTCCAGCCCGACCGACGCGAGTAATGCCGTCGCACGTTCTTTGTCTTCTGCCTCGCCTTTGAGTAGGCAAGGCAGAGTGACATTTTCCAGCGCAGTCAGGCTGGGGATGAGAAGGAAACTTTGAAAAACAAACCCGACCGATTCACTGCGAATCGCGGCCCGCGCTTCGTCATCCAGGGCAGAAAGAGCCTGCCCGAGCAAGTGAACTTCTCCTCCACTCGGAGTGTCTAAGCCAGCAAGCAGGGTCATCAGCGTCGATTTACCCGCCCCCGAAGTACCGACAATAGCGACACTTTCTCCCTGATGAATCTGCAGATTCACTTCTTTAAGGATTGTTAATTGCTCCTGATTGGTGGAGACTACTTTGGATAATG
This Vibrio ostreae DNA region includes the following protein-coding sequences:
- a CDS encoding 5-oxoprolinase subunit C family protein, whose amino-acid sequence is MSGFITAIKPGQLSLIQDFGRFGLSHLGITQSGPVDDYAYSWANHLLGNPVNVPVLEITLGQAEFKIGHACQLAITGGDLAATLDGVPLTNWCTFSARKGQRIKFALPKNGLRAYLAVRGGFHVEPHLGSVATVTKESLGGLHHNGQPLQAGDKLHFAPHTLDNKPLQMTFRLKPDYNLPLRLRVIESYQNETFSDAARHTFFTRTFTVSQHADRMGYRLTGPAVTPPQEPILSEGIALGSVQIPPDGQPIVLLNDRQTIGGYPKIGCVAKIDLPRLAQAKPGQSVRFVKGDLEGLQEVWCQWARFFGY
- a CDS encoding 5-oxoprolinase subunit PxpA translates to MTKRTIKLNCDMGESFGAWTMGADDQVMPYVDMANIACGFHASDPHVMSKTIDLALQHDVMIGAHPGYPDLQGFGRRSMAFNEEEICELLIYQIGALKALCESKNAELGYVKPHGALYNDMMRDQSIFRAVVDAVSCFNLPLMILASSNNQDYLDIADRYDVPLLFEAFADRTYLANGTLTPRSMPNAVLKNEDDILGQVQQIAHYGKVTSADGFVVPIEADTICVHGDNDEAIGLIARIRDLL
- a CDS encoding 5-oxoprolinase subunit B family protein, with amino-acid sequence MQLNYSIEPVAESSLLIRFGNESSAALSLVIGDIARRIRLALGDYIMNVTPSYTTILIDYLPYRIASKHFLKRVIVCIDKAVSQENSLGEIVELPVYYHPDVGPDLALYQQQGLELEQVITLHTEPTYTVGAIGFAPGFAFMTEVAAPLRRSRHSSPRLSLPKGSVAIAEHQTAVYPNASPGGWNIIGNCPQPLFTPDHSPMVLWEIGTRVKFRAISREEFLDLGGEISPEQFQWGRTS
- a CDS encoding ABC transporter ATP-binding protein; the encoded protein is MQTPVISAQSLSKVVSTNQEQLTILKEVNLQIHQGESVAIVGTSGAGKSTLMTLLAGLDTPSGGEVHLLGQALSALDDEARAAIRSESVGFVFQSFLLIPSLTALENVTLPCLLKGEAEDKERATALLASVGLEHRIHHSPGQLSGGEQQRVALARAFMIGPQVLFADEPTGNLDQETAAKVIDLLFDLNSEHGTTLILVTHDPKLAARCQRRFHMQAGMLEERT
- a CDS encoding FAD-dependent oxidoreductase is translated as MTIGSEMLQVSENSVSPSVAIIGGGVAGATAAVHMSELGLDVLLMEKGPGLVNGPPICHLHAGGNLYREISLQQCIELLRQSIDTVRLYPHTLNKRPTVIAVPHSDPGVPDDILPRLGVIQRAYQQLVDEDERNRVLGFPAEYYQTFMREDLDRLAKLTQPEQPGTIEEWLIPFAQHTDLDTLKYPVIAVQEYGWSVFRLAASAELVLEALPNCRVLARSTLVACDFVDNQWQLTYLDEQGKTRHAACDYLVNACGFETGKLDDMARQQRQRLVEFKAAYVTQWPQCQQAWPEVIFHGPRGTPQGMAQLTPYADGVFQLHGMTQGITLFDDGLVASNETSSQPELPQHLENKITRGWQPEATQERTQRAIVHMSQFIPDFARAEVGGKPLFGAQQIPGDDATLRAADVTFAGQHYARIEVVKGSSALEAAEKIVATWNLVKANQTGSIEDLHPVSMRLTAEQVERKALQLADERGYPRALAKVVGSA
- the galE gene encoding UDP-glucose 4-epimerase GalE; this translates as MKVLVTGGMGYIGSHTCIQMIEAGMTPVILDNLYNSKSSVLARIEKVTGVQPQFVQGDIRDKALLVELMQHHQIESVIHFAGLKAVGESVQKPLEYYDNNVNGTLVLVDAMREAGVKSLVFSSSATVYGDPASVPITEDFPTSATNPYGRSKLMVEECLTDFQAANPDWSITLLRYFNPVGSHPSGELGEDPQGIPNNLMPFVSQVAVGRREFLSVFGSDYPTKDGTGVRDYIHVMDLADGHIAALQRVGAKAGLHIYNLGTGNGYSVLEMVKAFEQASQKPVPYQLVARRPGDIAECWADPTKAQQELGWQAKRSLEEMTTDTWRWQSANPQGYPDA